A window from Aquabacterium sp. NJ1 encodes these proteins:
- a CDS encoding response regulator has protein sequence MNKPEPLSILLVEDDDVAAESVTRSIGKSGLSIPVVWAEDGLAALNILRSSGRPGQAPRPRVILLDLNMPRMNGFEFLQTVRTDPDLKDEIIFVLTTSDDESDRTRAYHENIAGYMVKSAVGPQFSKLVALLQSYQGAVKLP, from the coding sequence ATGAACAAGCCTGAGCCTTTGAGCATCCTGCTGGTCGAGGACGACGATGTGGCGGCCGAGTCCGTCACGCGCAGCATCGGCAAGAGCGGCCTGAGCATCCCGGTGGTGTGGGCCGAAGACGGTCTGGCCGCTCTCAACATCCTGCGCAGCAGCGGCCGCCCCGGCCAGGCCCCTCGGCCCCGGGTCATCCTGCTGGACCTGAACATGCCCCGCATGAACGGGTTCGAGTTCTTGCAAACCGTGCGCACCGACCCCGACCTCAAGGACGAAATCATCTTCGTGCTGACCACCTCGGACGACGAATCCGACCGCACACGCGCCTACCACGAGAACATCGCCGGCTACATGGTGAAGTCCGCCGTGGGCCCCCAGTTCTCCAAATTGGTTGCCTTGCTGCAAAGCTACCAGGGCGCCGTCAAGCTACCGTGA
- a CDS encoding AraC family transcriptional regulator, whose translation MPIPPQASSSPSLPALPARLYERDAIQGMVPLSFVRVLADYLQAKGVAPHELIPRRYSVDAAQLAGRMPAEAYCQLLIKAAERLHDPLLGLHLGQFMKPSQLGALGYVLLACENLGAALMRIQRYHRLVHDINPIEHELRDGQLILRWGVAHGKPGALFDEVGITGIVQFGRDLCGQSLALHAVDFVNPPPPDIRPYAAYFGCPVRFAQPVTRLVIPLEALAAPLRQPDPTLLKLMEAQVDAAMAELPQAGDLAETTRRVVAHLAPQGLPELEQVAHELRLSPRVFYRRLAEQGLNFRELREAALQQVAELHLRDPRLTLAEVSALLGYAEQSAFSRAFKRWTGTAPLQWRQQHAPA comes from the coding sequence ATGCCCATTCCCCCCCAGGCGTCCTCATCGCCATCCCTCCCCGCCTTGCCAGCCCGGCTGTACGAGCGGGATGCCATCCAGGGCATGGTGCCCTTGAGCTTTGTGCGCGTGCTGGCGGACTACCTGCAGGCCAAGGGCGTGGCGCCGCACGAGCTCATCCCGCGCCGCTACAGCGTGGACGCCGCGCAGCTGGCTGGCCGCATGCCCGCCGAGGCCTATTGCCAGTTGCTGATCAAGGCGGCCGAGCGCTTGCACGACCCGTTGCTGGGCCTGCACCTGGGGCAGTTCATGAAGCCCAGCCAGCTCGGTGCGCTGGGTTATGTGCTGCTGGCTTGTGAAAACCTGGGCGCCGCGCTCATGCGCATCCAGCGCTACCACCGGCTGGTGCATGACATCAACCCCATCGAGCACGAGCTGCGCGACGGGCAGCTCATCCTGCGCTGGGGCGTGGCCCATGGCAAGCCTGGGGCCTTGTTCGACGAGGTGGGCATCACCGGCATCGTGCAGTTCGGGCGCGACCTGTGCGGGCAGAGCCTGGCGCTGCACGCGGTGGACTTCGTCAACCCACCGCCACCGGACATCCGCCCCTATGCCGCCTACTTCGGCTGCCCGGTGCGCTTTGCCCAGCCCGTGACCCGGCTGGTGATCCCGCTTGAAGCGCTGGCCGCCCCTTTGCGCCAGCCTGATCCCACGCTGCTCAAGCTGATGGAGGCCCAGGTGGACGCCGCCATGGCCGAGCTGCCGCAAGCAGGTGACCTGGCCGAGACCACACGCCGCGTGGTCGCCCACCTGGCGCCGCAAGGCCTGCCTGAGCTGGAGCAGGTGGCGCATGAATTGCGCCTGTCACCACGCGTGTTCTACCGGCGCCTGGCCGAGCAGGGGCTGAACTTCCGCGAGCTGCGTGAAGCCGCCTTGCAGCAGGTGGCCGAGCTGCACCTGCGTGACCCGCGCCTCACGCTGGCCGAGGTCAGCGCGCTGCTGGGGTATGCCGAGCAAAGCGCGTTTTCACGCGCGTTCAAGCGCTGGACGGGCACGGCGCCGCTGCAGTGGCGACAACAGCACGCCCCCGCCTGA
- the glpD gene encoding glycerol-3-phosphate dehydrogenase, with amino-acid sequence MQPASPPTPQKADDHTSEADYHCDVLVIGGGINGVGIARDLAGRGWRVVLCEQEDLASHTSSSSTKLIHGGLRYLEYGEFGLVRKALMERELLLRSAPHIMWPLRFVLPHDASMRPAWMIRLGLWLYDNLAPREFLPGCESVALNKSPLGEPLKPGWTKGFVYSDGWVDDARLVALCAQDAAEQGAQVLTRTRCEAMRAHAGGWRATLAHLDPATQAATHRLTVQTRLVVNAAGPWAEQMLRQVMAVPTTPGKGGDAHEKLRLVKGSHIVVPRIFNHDHAYIFQGRDKRIIFAIPYERDFTLIGTTDIEHKAPPGHVQIDTEEVIYLCQELSRYLRRPVQPGDVVWSYAGVRPLLDDASGKASAVTRDYRLQAQMRPAPWLTVWGGKLTTFRLLSEEAADEVGKMLGDERHHWTGDATLPGGFLGDLIEETSNPMADMAEFQSRLRRRHPWMDLGLMRRWTRAYGGRVLRLLDGVRSRSDLGAEIAPDLYEAELFYLKRHEWAMTADDVLWRRSKLGLHYSAEQRQAVVDWFVAQTKVGQQGYHHSAMSR; translated from the coding sequence TTGCAGCCCGCAAGCCCCCCCACCCCGCAGAAAGCCGACGATCACACCAGCGAAGCGGACTACCACTGTGACGTGCTGGTGATTGGTGGCGGCATCAACGGCGTGGGCATCGCCCGCGACCTGGCCGGGCGCGGCTGGCGCGTGGTGCTGTGCGAGCAGGAGGACCTGGCGAGCCACACCTCCTCATCGTCCACCAAGTTGATCCACGGTGGGCTGCGGTATCTGGAGTATGGCGAGTTCGGCCTGGTGCGCAAGGCGCTGATGGAGCGCGAGCTGCTGCTGCGCTCGGCCCCGCACATCATGTGGCCGCTGCGATTCGTGTTGCCGCACGATGCCTCCATGCGCCCGGCCTGGATGATCCGCCTGGGCCTGTGGCTGTACGACAACCTGGCGCCGCGCGAGTTCCTGCCCGGATGTGAATCGGTGGCGCTCAACAAGTCGCCCCTGGGCGAGCCGCTCAAACCGGGCTGGACCAAGGGCTTTGTGTATTCAGATGGCTGGGTGGACGACGCCCGCCTGGTGGCCTTGTGCGCGCAGGATGCCGCCGAGCAGGGCGCCCAGGTGCTCACGCGCACGCGTTGCGAAGCCATGCGCGCGCATGCCGGCGGCTGGCGTGCCACGCTGGCCCACCTGGACCCGGCCACGCAAGCGGCCACCCACCGCCTGACGGTGCAGACCCGCCTGGTGGTCAACGCCGCGGGCCCCTGGGCCGAGCAGATGCTGCGTCAGGTCATGGCCGTACCCACCACCCCCGGCAAAGGCGGTGATGCGCACGAGAAGCTGCGCCTGGTCAAGGGCAGCCACATCGTCGTGCCGCGCATCTTCAACCACGACCACGCCTACATCTTCCAGGGCCGCGACAAACGCATCATCTTCGCGATCCCCTACGAGCGCGACTTCACCCTGATCGGCACCACCGACATCGAACACAAGGCCCCGCCTGGCCATGTGCAGATCGACACCGAAGAGGTGATCTACCTGTGCCAGGAACTCAGCCGCTACCTGCGCCGCCCCGTGCAGCCCGGTGATGTGGTGTGGAGCTACGCCGGCGTGCGCCCTTTGCTGGACGATGCCAGCGGCAAGGCCTCGGCCGTGACGCGTGACTACCGCTTGCAGGCGCAAATGCGGCCTGCGCCCTGGCTGACCGTGTGGGGCGGCAAGCTCACGACCTTCCGTTTGTTGTCTGAAGAGGCGGCCGACGAGGTCGGCAAGATGCTGGGCGACGAGCGCCACCACTGGACGGGGGATGCCACGTTGCCTGGCGGCTTCCTGGGTGACCTGATCGAGGAGACCAGCAACCCGATGGCCGACATGGCCGAGTTCCAGTCGCGCCTGCGCCGCCGCCACCCCTGGATGGACCTGGGCCTGATGCGCCGCTGGACGCGCGCTTATGGCGGCCGGGTGCTGCGCCTGCTCGATGGCGTGCGTTCACGCAGCGACCTGGGCGCCGAGATCGCGCCGGACCTGTACGAGGCCGAGCTGTTCTACCTCAAGCGCCATGAGTGGGCCATGACGGCCGACGACGTGCTGTGGCGCCGCAGCAAGCTGGGCCTGCACTACAGCGCCGAGCAACGCCAGGCCGTGGTGGACTGGTTCGTGGCGCAGACCAAGGTGGGGCAGCAGGGCTATCACCACAGTGCGATGAGCCGCTGA
- a CDS encoding PAS domain-containing sensor histidine kinase, translated as MASTHTEAVTGPTPDLLARAFNAAPNGFVLVNEAGAIVAANEALCQMFGYPAEQLLKTSVDHLLPDALRTGHAALRASFHERPEPRPMGAGRVLFARHADGHGFPVEIGLNPLPGAQGLLVLASVVDISERIGLESAFKGMFDGSPYGQLIINDAGRIMMANRVLAESLGYTPSALKGQALDMLLPERYRQRHGALMASYRRTGESRMMGQGRDLTALHADGTELPVEIGLSRVRWEKQLSTLVVITDISVRKRLELELRQVNADLQEFTYVASHDLRSPLRGIADLIEWVEADLGPEQPADVQRNLGRIKQRIQRMDRLIDDLLRYARAGRADTEFRQVKLQALVSDILELQPPPEGFIVTLDLDVPPMQAARTPLETVLRNLLSNAVKHHDRPPGHIHVRASIDDNHCRIEVEDDGPGIPTQARERVFKLFQTLTATERGGSGIGLALTKRLVEVHGGDIEVISPVRNGRGACFSFRWPRFQRRTSDEQA; from the coding sequence ATGGCCTCCACGCACACAGAGGCAGTAACAGGTCCCACGCCGGACCTGCTGGCTCGTGCATTCAATGCCGCGCCCAACGGCTTCGTGCTGGTCAACGAGGCGGGCGCCATCGTCGCGGCCAACGAGGCCCTGTGCCAGATGTTTGGCTACCCCGCCGAGCAGTTGCTGAAGACCTCGGTGGACCACCTGCTGCCGGATGCGCTTCGCACCGGGCACGCCGCGCTGCGTGCCAGCTTCCATGAACGGCCCGAACCACGGCCCATGGGGGCCGGCCGCGTGCTGTTCGCCCGGCACGCCGATGGCCATGGCTTCCCGGTGGAGATCGGCCTCAACCCGCTGCCAGGCGCACAGGGCCTGCTCGTGCTCGCCTCGGTGGTGGACATCAGCGAGCGCATCGGGCTGGAGTCCGCCTTCAAAGGCATGTTCGATGGTTCACCGTATGGCCAGCTCATCATCAACGACGCGGGCCGCATCATGATGGCCAACCGCGTGCTGGCCGAGTCACTGGGCTATACCCCATCGGCCCTGAAGGGCCAGGCGCTGGACATGCTGCTGCCCGAACGTTACCGTCAGCGCCACGGCGCCCTGATGGCCAGCTACCGGCGCACCGGCGAGTCCCGCATGATGGGCCAGGGCCGCGACCTGACCGCGCTGCATGCCGATGGCACCGAGCTGCCCGTGGAAATCGGGCTCAGCCGGGTGCGCTGGGAAAAGCAGCTGTCGACCCTGGTCGTCATCACCGACATCAGCGTGCGCAAACGGCTGGAGCTGGAGCTGCGGCAAGTCAACGCCGACCTGCAGGAGTTCACCTACGTGGCCTCGCATGACCTGCGCTCGCCCCTGCGCGGCATCGCCGACCTGATCGAGTGGGTCGAAGCCGATCTCGGCCCCGAGCAGCCCGCCGATGTGCAACGCAACCTGGGCCGCATCAAGCAGCGCATCCAGCGCATGGACCGCCTCATCGACGACCTGCTGCGTTATGCCCGCGCAGGCCGTGCCGACACCGAGTTCCGCCAGGTGAAGCTGCAAGCGCTGGTCTCCGACATCCTGGAGCTGCAACCGCCGCCCGAGGGCTTCATCGTCACGCTGGACCTGGATGTCCCCCCCATGCAGGCCGCCCGCACCCCGCTTGAAACCGTGTTGCGCAACCTGCTGAGCAATGCCGTCAAGCACCATGATCGCCCGCCTGGCCACATCCACGTGCGCGCCAGCATCGATGACAACCACTGCCGCATCGAGGTCGAAGACGACGGCCCCGGCATCCCGACGCAGGCCCGTGAGCGCGTCTTCAAGCTGTTCCAGACGCTCACCGCCACCGAGCGCGGTGGCTCCGGCATCGGCCTGGCCCTGACCAAACGCCTGGTGGAAGTGCATGGCGGCGACATCGAGGTGATCTCGCCCGTGCGGAACGGCCGCGGCGCCTGCTTCAGCTTCCGTTGGCCACGCTTTCAAAGGAGAACCAGCGATGAACAAGCCTGA
- a CDS encoding DeoR/GlpR family DNA-binding transcription regulator produces the protein MNPDSAWSPNPRQLALLEEVRARGAVSVERLAQRLDVTMQTVRRDVQRLADAGLLQRFHGGVSLPRVAPQVGAWKERQALRADAKARIARSVAAAIPDGSSLMMGIGTTVEAVARELLKKSGLRVITHNLHVASLLSEHPNCKVHVAGGVLRSRDSALEGDSTVAFLKQFKVDYTIMSTMGIDEDGTLRDRDLRELPVAQTLVEQARETWLVADVSKFSEAELAKVGHLQTMKRVFTDALPPAPYPKMLQEWDVGLTIAS, from the coding sequence ATGAACCCTGATTCGGCATGGAGCCCCAACCCGCGCCAGCTGGCTTTGCTGGAAGAAGTGCGCGCGCGCGGCGCGGTGTCCGTCGAACGCCTGGCCCAGCGCCTGGACGTGACCATGCAGACCGTGCGCCGTGACGTGCAGCGCCTGGCCGACGCCGGCCTGCTGCAGCGCTTCCACGGTGGCGTGAGCCTGCCGCGCGTCGCCCCGCAAGTCGGCGCCTGGAAAGAACGCCAGGCCCTGCGTGCGGACGCCAAGGCCCGCATCGCCCGCTCGGTGGCTGCCGCCATCCCCGATGGCAGCTCGCTGATGATGGGCATCGGCACCACGGTGGAAGCCGTTGCGCGCGAGCTTCTCAAGAAATCCGGCCTGCGCGTGATCACGCACAACCTGCACGTGGCCAGTTTGCTCAGCGAGCACCCCAATTGCAAGGTCCACGTGGCCGGCGGCGTGCTGCGCTCGCGTGACAGCGCGCTGGAAGGCGACAGCACCGTGGCCTTCCTCAAGCAGTTCAAGGTGGACTACACCATCATGAGCACCATGGGCATCGACGAGGACGGCACCCTGCGTGACCGCGACCTGCGCGAGTTGCCCGTGGCCCAGACCCTGGTCGAACAGGCCCGCGAGACCTGGCTGGTGGCCGACGTCAGCAAGTTCAGCGAAGCCGAGCTGGCCAAGGTGGGCCACCTGCAGACCATGAAGCGTGTGTTCACCGACGCGCTGCCCCCGGCGCCGTATCCCAAGATGCTGCAGGAATGGGATGTGGGCCTGACGATCGCGTCCTGA
- a CDS encoding SDR family oxidoreductase encodes MASTARQTSRKSIFITGAAAGIGRAVAERFAKAGWFVGLYDVDEAGVMALRRQLGETNCHAGRLDVSSPEDWAMQLRAFHQAAGERLDVLVNNAGISVTSPFEEAELVRHHRLIDINLKGVVNGCHTALPYLRSTPGARVINLCSASALYGQPMLSTYSATKAAVRSFTEALDIEWQRFGIRVVDVLPLFVNTAMVANDVSKMKTVQTLGVRLSADDVAHCIWRLSQGAPARLPVHTPVGLQTRFFALLSKLSPDAINRFVTARMAGH; translated from the coding sequence ATGGCCAGCACCGCACGCCAGACATCACGCAAGAGCATCTTCATCACCGGCGCGGCCGCAGGCATTGGCCGCGCCGTGGCCGAGCGTTTTGCCAAAGCAGGCTGGTTCGTGGGCCTGTATGACGTGGACGAGGCCGGTGTGATGGCCTTGCGCCGGCAACTGGGCGAGACCAACTGCCACGCTGGCCGCCTGGATGTGAGCAGCCCCGAGGACTGGGCCATGCAGTTGCGGGCGTTTCACCAGGCCGCCGGCGAGCGCCTGGACGTGCTGGTCAACAATGCCGGTATCTCGGTGACCAGCCCATTTGAAGAGGCCGAACTGGTCCGTCACCACCGCCTCATCGACATCAACCTCAAGGGCGTGGTCAATGGCTGCCACACGGCCCTGCCTTATCTGCGCAGCACACCCGGTGCGCGCGTGATCAACCTGTGCTCGGCCTCGGCCCTGTATGGCCAGCCCATGCTGTCAACCTACTCGGCCACCAAGGCGGCGGTGCGCAGCTTCACCGAGGCGCTGGACATCGAATGGCAGCGCTTCGGCATCCGCGTGGTGGACGTGCTGCCCCTGTTCGTCAACACGGCCATGGTGGCCAATGACGTCAGCAAGATGAAGACCGTGCAGACGCTGGGCGTGCGCCTGAGCGCCGACGACGTGGCGCATTGCATCTGGCGCCTGTCGCAGGGCGCGCCGGCGCGCCTGCCCGTGCACACGCCCGTGGGCCTGCAGACGCGGTTCTTCGCCTTGCTCTCCAAGCTCTCGCCCGATGCCATCAACCGCTTCGTGACGGCGCGCATGGCCGGGCATTGA
- the glpK gene encoding glycerol kinase GlpK yields the protein MALILALDQGTSSSRSVVFDEQGQILASAQLEIRQHYPQPGWVEHDPLELWATQRDTAHAALAQLHQAGHDLRQLKGIGITNQRETTLLWRRDTGLPVHRAIVWQDRRTEAQCARWREQGLGDTIRAKTGLVIDPYFSGSKLQWLLDNVDGAREAAQKGELAFGTVDSWLLWNLTGGRVHATDVSNASRTMLFNIHTNDWDDELLALMGIPREVLPQVHPSSHLFGEAAATVWGPDKAALPGLPTLPVGGIAGDQQAALFGQAGFEAGLAKNTYGTGCFMLMHTGSDVRTSANGLLSTAAAQLPGQRAYALEGSVFIGGAVVQWLRDGLHAIKAASEVQSLAESVPDSGGVMFVPAFTGLGAPYWQSDARGAIVGLTRGSTVAHIARAALESIAFQSAALLQAMSRDAVAAGGRPVSELRVDGGACVNNLLMQFQADLLGIPVVRPEVVETTALGAAYLAGLATGVYADTTTIARLWRAERTFYPTLSRERADELMAHWEQAVRQACQH from the coding sequence ATGGCCCTGATCCTCGCGCTCGACCAAGGCACCTCCAGCTCACGCAGCGTCGTCTTCGACGAGCAAGGCCAGATCCTGGCCAGCGCGCAACTGGAGATCCGCCAGCACTACCCGCAACCCGGCTGGGTCGAGCACGACCCGCTGGAGCTGTGGGCCACGCAGCGCGACACGGCGCACGCGGCCTTGGCACAGCTGCATCAGGCCGGCCACGACCTGCGCCAGCTCAAGGGCATCGGCATCACCAACCAGCGCGAGACCACGCTGCTGTGGCGCCGCGACACCGGCCTGCCCGTGCACCGCGCCATCGTCTGGCAGGACCGCCGCACCGAGGCGCAATGCGCCCGCTGGCGCGAGCAAGGCCTGGGCGACACCATCCGCGCCAAGACCGGCCTGGTCATCGACCCCTACTTCTCGGGCAGCAAGCTGCAATGGCTGCTGGACAACGTGGACGGCGCCCGCGAGGCCGCGCAAAAAGGCGAGCTGGCCTTCGGCACCGTGGACAGCTGGCTGCTGTGGAACCTCACGGGCGGGCGCGTGCACGCCACCGATGTCAGCAATGCCTCGCGCACCATGCTGTTCAACATCCACACCAATGACTGGGATGACGAGCTGCTGGCGCTGATGGGCATCCCGCGCGAGGTGCTGCCGCAAGTGCACCCATCCAGCCACCTGTTTGGTGAGGCTGCGGCCACCGTGTGGGGGCCGGACAAAGCCGCCTTGCCGGGGCTGCCCACCTTGCCCGTGGGCGGCATCGCCGGTGACCAGCAAGCGGCGCTCTTCGGCCAGGCGGGCTTTGAAGCGGGCCTGGCCAAGAACACCTATGGCACCGGCTGCTTCATGCTCATGCACACCGGCAGCGATGTGCGCACCTCGGCCAACGGCCTGTTGAGCACGGCCGCTGCGCAATTGCCCGGCCAGCGCGCGTATGCGCTGGAGGGCAGCGTGTTCATCGGTGGTGCGGTGGTGCAGTGGCTGCGCGACGGCCTGCACGCCATCAAGGCCGCCAGCGAGGTGCAGTCCCTCGCTGAAAGCGTGCCGGATTCAGGTGGCGTGATGTTCGTGCCCGCCTTCACCGGCCTGGGTGCCCCCTATTGGCAAAGCGATGCACGTGGCGCCATCGTGGGGCTGACACGCGGCAGCACCGTGGCGCACATTGCGCGCGCTGCGCTCGAATCGATTGCCTTCCAGAGCGCCGCCCTGCTGCAGGCCATGAGCCGCGATGCCGTGGCCGCTGGTGGCCGCCCCGTGAGCGAGCTGCGCGTGGACGGCGGCGCCTGCGTCAACAACCTCTTGATGCAGTTCCAGGCCGACCTGCTGGGCATCCCCGTGGTGCGCCCCGAGGTGGTCGAGACCACGGCCCTGGGCGCGGCCTACCTGGCCGGGCTGGCCACCGGTGTCTACGCCGACACCACCACCATCGCCCGCCTGTGGCGCGCCGAGCGCACCTTCTACCCCACGCTGTCGCGCGAGCGTGCCGACGAGCTCATGGCCCATTGGGAGCAAGCCGTGCGGCAGGCCTGCCAGCACTGA